In the Silvanigrella aquatica genome, AGTGCTCCCATCGAAAAAGTAAGCATTCAACAAAACGAAACAGTTTGGGAAACCATCGATAGACTTGCGAAATACCAAGGTGTGTTAGCCTACCCCGACGCCAAAGGAGGACTTATTTTAAATGAAGTGAGCTCCGAAGTCAGTGAATCCCTTGTGGAAGGCGAAAATATTTTATCGTGTAGTGTTGAACAAAACGAAACAGAAAAGTTTAATACCTACATGGTGATTGCGAGCACTAGCGATCCCGACGAAAAACACAAAACCGCTATTGCTAAAGTAACAGATAGCAGCGTCAAACGCCCGCGCTTAAAAACTCTGCTCACCCACAAAGCCATTACAAAAGACGAAGCCCTCGAAAGAGCAAAATGGGAAATGGCGCAAAAAATTTCAAAGTCGTTAAATATAAATATCTCCTGCAGTGATTGGATTCATAGCCGTAAAAAAATTTGGGAAATAAATAGTATTGTTTCTGTTAAAGCCCCTGCTTGCGGTGTAAATGGATTATTTTTAATAGAAGAAACGAAATTCGTTTGCGATGAAAATGGTTTAAAAACAGAATTAAAATTAGTGCTTAAAGAAGCTTATAAACCCAAACCCGATCGCAGTAAGGAAACATTAGGTGAATTTGGTGGGGTTTGAGTAGCTCTGATTGCCTTTTAAACCAAAATCAAACCCTGGGTTCTTTACTCAAAAAATATTTTTTAACTGTCTTTCCTAAAAAAATCTTTCCTTTGCAATCGCGCCGTTGATGTGGAATTTCTTTTTCATTAAATATTTTCGAGCAATTTTTATAACTTATTTCAAATAATTGAGCGAGATCCTTTAATTTGTATTCCGCATGATCGCTCAGTACGTCTACAAGCTTTGGATTGACTTCGGCAGTCACCTCTTCTTCCTGAGGCAACAGATTCAAAATTCCTGTTTTAGCAAATTTATAACTGGCTTGAATTTGCATAAGAAGGGCTTCCTGCTGCTGCTGTATTATTTGTTTGCTTTCATTAACGACTTTTTTATTTTGGGAAATAACCTTAATTAAAAAATCCTTAGGTATATCTTTTTCAATAGCTTCTATGAGTAGATCGTGCATATCCATTGCAATCCTTCAAAATATATATGTTATAAAAAAAATTTAATAATAAAAAATAAATCATCCTTAATTTATTTTTTATTAAGTAAAAATAAAATGCGCTAAAATTTAGCGCGACAATAAATCAAATAAAAAAGTCCTCCTGTTTAGAAAATAAAAAACATTTAAATACTAATTCATAAAATTAAGTTTAATATTAATGATTTTTTTAAAATATTTAAAAAAATCAAAAAAGCAATACATAAGTAAAATTAAATTGTCAAATAATAAACAATAATTATTAAAGTTATTACTAAAATATTGTTATAATAATTGAATACAATAAATTTAAATTAAATTTAAATTATAAAGTAATTTAAACAAATAAGACTTTTAAAAAAAGGGAAATTATATTAAAAAATACTACCTTAAAAATCTTTAAATTTAAAGTAAAAAATTAATTTAAAAAAATATGAAATGAGAAAGCAAATATATTTAAATTATAATTTAAAAGTCAGTTTTTTAGACTACCAAATTAATTTTTTGAGGGGTAAAATTAAAAATTGCAAATTTTAAAACAAAAAAAAATATTTTATTTAAGATGGCTTTCGCCCAAAATGAAATTGTATCACTTTTAGGCAAAATAAATAAAT is a window encoding:
- a CDS encoding phage baseplate assembly protein gives rise to the protein MIQLKANGKIFEGWLTAHVTRSLAAISGSFEISYTDRWSGQGEKWQLKAGDECELSYKGQPIIKGYIDAISTSYTGTSRSLSVRGRDKTGDLVDSSNLSDAKEFKGKSLKDMASTLASPFGVSVAARCSGASAPIEKVSIQQNETVWETIDRLAKYQGVLAYPDAKGGLILNEVSSEVSESLVEGENILSCSVEQNETEKFNTYMVIASTSDPDEKHKTAIAKVTDSSVKRPRLKTLLTHKAITKDEALERAKWEMAQKISKSLNINISCSDWIHSRKKIWEINSIVSVKAPACGVNGLFLIEETKFVCDENGLKTELKLVLKEAYKPKPDRSKETLGEFGGV